ttaattgatcactttatattttattatgttatTCTTTATTCTCCATGATAAAATTAggcatattatttttttttgtttttgttttatttcgAGTTCTATTAATAGTGAAAAATTAGTGGAAAATACATGTGGAAGCCGGAGTTTAATGTATAATGAATAATTTCTAACTTTATGTGAATTAAACTCTctatacattaaaaaaattgaaatcttattattaataagaaATAGAAAGTTAACACATCAAAATACATTTGTAATATATaatgcataaaaaaaaagtttattgttacaaaaaattacaaaataaaatagtttcattctataaaataaacaattgaaaataataaaaagaacaaatatttaaaaatataaaagtaacATAAAactctctttttaattttgaactaattaattcaaattagctactttttaataatttttattaataagaaataaCTGCTTTTGTTATATCAGATGAAATTCAAGTTCAttatgtatttaaaaaaaataaactatcttataaatattatataaaagctCATgctttgtaaaaaaaaaaatttatgctacttttgtattttataaaaaaagaaaaggtgtatatatatttttaaactaaaattcaaaaataattctacacatttataacaaatcataataattaatttaaaaataaaaatataatttaaatttaaaaaattttatttaaatatataattttattaggTTTTtttctacaaaaaaaaaaaaaaaaaaaaaaaattgtaatttcatataatttaatttaaacatttattttgaattttaaattttgaactgtttttatttaaatttatctttttttctatGAAAAGGAGAGGCTTTTGAAAAAACTTCATTAGATATAAACTTTAGATGAGCTTCCTTAGCTAAATGAgctacttttttatttttacagtACAATCTTACGTTACATTCCTCAAAATATCTTGGATGCGTTCCCCTATATTCCTTATGTGCTATAAATGcttcttcttcattatctgaactataaaaataaacataatCAAGAGGATCATTTGCCCCCATTCcataattcaaataattcCAATCAATGATTATATCATCGGGGTTCAATCCATGGGAGTAGCGAGCAATTTTTTCTTCGGttgttactttttttaaatattgaaTTAATTCTGGTTCCGTTATATTAATTTCTgaaatgtatttatatacataatcTGAATTTCTATCGTATATAACAGAATTAATTAGATTTAAGgaatttttaacattttcatcgtatttaaatgttttctccatttttttaatatcatgTATTATTGAAGAATCTGTTAAATTAAGAAATGAATCCAAATCATCTAAACATTGGGACCATCTAAAGATATCATCAGCTAAACGAAATCCATCACATAACATAAATTCCATAGCTCTAACTTTTCTATGAGTGTATACttgtttaaataaagaaaatctGTTCATGTAAACCGTCCAAACTGGGTGAATTTCTTTAACATTATATGTTATACAACCATTAATAGCTGCACTTTGACATATTAAACGGCTACAATTTAATGATGGAAGAGTTCCATTGGGTGGAGCAATTGTTGAATCTCTCTGTAAGTAATCGAATTTATCAGTATCTAAACCATTTCTATTATTACATATAATATCATATGAAGCCTCTATTAAAGAGTCTATAGGATCTAGGcctaaaaattttttgtaatattgTGGCCCTActattaatttctttattatttttacatcaCTAGCATCTAATACTTCATCTTGATCTAttaaattttcaataatGTGTTCAGCAATTTTTTGAGACATAGCAGCATGGTCCCATTTATGTTCTGTGTctctttttttgtaattaatgaaataacTTTCAAAAGTATGACTAAATGGGCCATGACCTAAATCGTGGCATAATCCAGCAATTTGTACACAACGAAGCATTCTATTTAATTCTCCATGATGTGGAGACAAATTTGATCGGTTACATAAGTGCGTAAAATATTTTCCTGATAAAAACCCAACTCCTAAACTATGTTCAAATCTAGTATGTGTAGCTCCCGGATACACATATTGACAAGCTCCAAGTTGAGATAAATTTCTTAATCTTTGAAAAAATGGATTatctataatatttttaaaagtcCATTTATCAAATTCAATAAATTGATGAATTTTATCACATATAGTTTTATagtttcttttattaatattataattatttttgttgtgctgattaaaaatattgttacaaaaaattctttttttttttattcttgttataaaattaacaatCATAATAAATTCATAATATGAAATGTTCATTTCGTTTTTTATGAACTCAAATTTTCTTGATTCTATTACTTGTTTTAATGATtctatactttttatattaaataattcaaatttttCCAACAAATGTCccaaatttaaataaatgcaCATTAGTGAAATATCATTTGTTTCAATAatgctatatatataatttattagttTTTCTTTATTGTTATTTGTAATAGGAAATAAACTTATAGCATCTAAGTTTATGAATATATCGAAATAGGCATATGTAATATTACtataacttttattttcttctcttattttttcataacaCTCATTCATCTCTTTTATCTCTATATCGTTTCTTTGCCCCAAATTCATTATTCTGTTATTTTCAATTATGTCTTTAGATACATGATTGTTATTTAACTTTTCCTGTAAATCACTATAATTATTAGAATCCCCGTtactcattttattttttatatcatatatattatcatcGTAAGAGTTTAGTTtgttatcattttctttttttaatttattattgatattattattaatctggaagatttttttataagtgttaacttttatatttaatttattatttatatcggCTTTTTCAAAGGAACTTTCATCGTAATttgtaaatttaaaaaaagtcactgtaattattaaatcatatattgtttttatattttttaattttaaaaattgtaatattttatttttattttccactgatatattttgtaaaatGAATTCCGCAcaggaatttttttttatatgattaaTTTCAAATTTCATATCCATACTTATATtcttacatatattttaaatgatatgGTTATATGTAAACGTGATTATTACAATatcttaaaaattaaaatatattttcaattaaaataaaaaaaaactaaaaacaaaaaaattctatgtattttaaaaataaaagtgtaAAAATGTATTATGTAAATGTTATGTACATatttgataatttaaattaaaattgtatagataataaaaaataaaataaaataatttcattattaaaacaaaaattatagaaatgaaaaagaggaaaattaagtatttaattattgtattaataatttataaaaaattataatgttATATTGACTCGAAAGTAAAAGTTGTATTTCTGTTAAAGGTATTAATAGAAATGAaagaacataaaaaaaaaaaaatgaaatctaccaaaaaaaaaaattaaaaataaaaaagtttttataaataaaaaatttacatatttttttttgcttttttcttttttatttctttttctttttttctttttttttttttttatcctttcttttttttttatccttttttttttttttttttttttttttttttttttttttttttttttttttttttttttttttttttttttttttttttttttttttttgatttttttttttttggttttttattgcctttttttttaatttttcttttttatgttttactttttatgaattatttttaataaaaaaataactttgtGTGTAAAAATTCAgattaaaaagaaaacattAACATCATTACAAAATAGTCACATTTAATAGTTCTAcaataaaacattttatttcgttctaaatttagaaaaaatcaTTCTAAATCTTtggaaatataaaataaatttttatattttttaatgtatgtAGAATTAAACAAAATTTAACACATCATAACAAAATGGAACTTGTGTGCAATAAAAGTAAATgcgtttttttttaataatttaaccccccaaaatataaagatatattttttggaAAATTcttgtattttatttttcatttatatatgtttttcttcatttattttttcaataaatattttaataaattacgATATGAAAAatcatttgaattttttgcctatttattatattaattattagtAACATAGTTTTCTCTATTTTATATAACGtctatatatgaaaatagaGGAAACAATTAAATCTAAATagttatttcattattaaaaaaaaaagatcaCAGAAtgatttaataatttcaGTACAAtgatttttacatatttcatatttatcgATGAtagcttaatttttttatacatactAATAGACCATatgttttattatcatttcataaaatttttttatttttcaaagggcattcaaattatatttttacgtTCCATTTCATcaattttcaaatatattgTTTATAAGGTGttatgtaaaaatttaaaaaaaaatggcaAATAATACAAAACACAATTTGATTAAActttaaagatatatataaactcatatatgtataatattaactttcccaaaaaaaaaaaataaaaataaaaattaaattcatatgtaaaaataatattaaattataaaaaaaaaaaaaagttcgTTTATGTTTTCCTACTAGtattttcaatattaattttattctttttaaaatttcataattcattatataaattaagtCGCtcattttgtaattttttttttttttttttgtaaattaaaaaacattaaattattagatAATAGTTTTAATGGGCAATTATTTTCTATGTATTTACTTACCTTTTTCATATTCCTATTATTTTACAAATTTTATAACCATATCttaaaaacattaaaaagaaaataacacCTCATAGTATATTCATTTTGATATATAATAGAaagtgaaaataatgataaatttttcaaaaaaatacttaCAAAAAAAGcagaataaattatttttattaataaattatatacaaCACTAATATAAGTAACaatcttataaaaatataacagcgatgaaaataaaaaattatgataaaaatagaaatttcTTTGTAAGGAATAGTAATCATaataattaagaaaaataatgaattttgacttaaaatcatgaataaataaaaaaaaattttaatcgagaaaaaattaaaaaaaaaaaataataaagcaaatataattaaaaaaaaaacataaggatttattttaaaaaaaattagtatttggaaaaatagttatatattttttttaaaaaaggaaaattgtCTATAGAGTAAATATATGcacaataaaataattatatatgctCATATGTAactctttatatatatatatatttttttttttaattatgtttCTAAGTTTTATTCGATTAACACCACCAAAAACACCGAGAAATGTATTTTTTCCATGGCATAACTTTTGTATACATAAGTCAGGAacttttttagaaaaaaatagattaGCTTTAAGAGTACCCATTAATTTAACTAAATTTGAAATTAGAGAATATttgagaaaaatatataatgcaAAAGTTATAAAAGTTAATACATTAATTAAAGTACCagaaagaagaagaaatttAAGTGATCACAGATTTAACTATTATAGAAATGGACCTAGATATAAAAAAGCTATCGTAACATTAGAACATGAAGTACCAGATAGTGTTAAAATGATTCAGTCATGTAAAAATATAGGTAGAAACCCAtatattactaaaaaaaatgtcaTTTATGGAGTTAGAAGTGATGTAAAAATTACACCTACCAGATCTCAATTGTGGCAAATGGGAGAATGTAGATATTCATGGAGATTACCTTTAACAAATTTATTGGCTGattttaaaatgaatttaaatcCTGACTTAAGAATTGATGAAGATTTTGTTCAACTGCAACCAGATATTACCAAACCATTTATGCATTCTGGTATTTCCTCAGAAACCTTTAAACCAAATAATGTTCCAGAACAAAATTTCCCTCATGTAATACTTTTATAATTACATTTAATAACATACATATACGTAattgaatataaataaaatgaatatcatatttattaataaattgcATAAACTTTAATGAAATGCtattatgcatatatattctttaaattattgtaaaaaaatattatattaatatgtaacattaaaaaataaaatacaaacTTTTAGAAAAAGTAATGATTTTTGTAAATGAtatacatttaaaataaaaaaaaatatatttgtattgttctatataataaatattttttattaatttttttttttgattctttattatttatatgtagATTGATTTAACTCCATGGAGAAGACAAGTAAAAAGAATTTATGACTCAGGTACATTAGCACCACCTGAATTTTTTCCGCAAGCTTCTAAAAGCAATGAAACAATTGAACATttaactaaaaataaaaataagaaaaaatcatCAAGGAGTAGTGTATGGAAACCTCCTTCATAGAAATAGggaaatttatttaatttcactttattttatctatgttacattaaaactttttgtttactttttttttttttaaattttctcatttatccattttttttttttttttttttgatcaattaaatattttcatttaatatttaattttataactattagtttaaaatttttttttaatttgatatactaaaattttaaaaacaacataaaatattattttaactttttatttactatttCTATAAActtcattttattaaaattgtgtataaaatattgttttgtgataattttatcatttaaggGTGAAAACACTGATTTAGAGGATTATGGTAAAACATTCTACGAacgaaattaaaaaaaaattttgttctactaaatatattttaattaacacactttaaatttttttttttttaactttcattttttttaaattaataatgaaaagatacattaatttttgatAGTGTTACTGATTTAATATATGATCattctatttatataatttaactCTATACTTAAAAAACGTAGTATTTTaatgtattattttatatgataaCAAAAGGCTACgttggaattttttttttttttgatctGTTGGAAATGCATACAAACTAGAATATGTGCATGCAttcatttttactatttttcgTTTATCATATTAACACACTGTAAAAACGATCATAGTGTATTTAGTACTAAACCGATAACATGTAATTTCTATATATCATTAGAATATTTTTGATCAGTTAATAATAACCTTTAAAATActacaaaagaaaaaagcaaTATTTTGAATCAGTATAAAATTGTAAAATATGAtactacaaaaaaaattaaaacagtGATAGGCATTGAAAATTTGatctatttaattttttaaagaattttctataagtttaaatataataaaaaaaaaaaaaatatgaaaataaagaatatatgaAGTGACCgtgataaatattttaagataccttttctaaaaaaatttttttatgttatttttttaattttaggtatattttgttataatCATTTGAAAATATACTCGATCTTTTTAAAGTGTATTATAATGCCAATATAATTACTAGAATAATtacataaatttaatttctttttatcaattaataaattatataaatgaattgtaaaatataatatgaatatactaaaatttaaagtatttttttttttttctttttgagaatttattctttatgtgtatattttttttgcatttaaatatatgtaaaaaaggATAagataaatgtatatataaatattttatatgcaTTACCCGTTCTTAGTAGTGCTCTATTTGATAGACACATGCACACATGCAAACAAAAATTCAATGATgctctaaaaaaaaaatacaacgAAGAGAAATAAAGCGATATTtgcaaattaaaaaataaaaattaaagaaaaatatgtaatttttttggaagaatatattttaaaaaataaaagaaaaaattcatacgcaaaaaaaaaaaaaaaaaaaaaaaaaaaataaaaaaaaataaaataagagaaataacaaaatggaaaatatttactacataattattaaataaatatgattgTTTGAGACTTTTTTATGTGCACCGTATTGcgaatataattaaattgtatgaaaaaataatataactattattctttttttttatttatacatatgtAATACATTTGGatagataaaatatatatatatatatatattatatatatgtatatctttataattttttttttttcaaaaatttttcGTTTTACtatttctattataaaatatatacctttcatataaaaaaaaattttttttgttaatattttttttttttatttaaaagcaACAAATACATTGGATTGTTAATGTATAAAAGTTGATTAATTAGGAGAAAAATGCGAAAGTTGTAAAATTACAGAATACTATgaattacataaaatattttcattaatagttatttttaatactttttttcgTTATTTTTCTTGTTATTTCTactttacttattttttctttttttagatatttttatctatgtctgtatataaatatatatatatatatattaaagttTTTGATAAGCAAGCGCATggaatatatttaatgaatatatcatttataatTGTTTACAAATTATGTGAAAaaggaaattaaaaaaaattctaaagcTTTAACTACgtgtatttcttttttttaatatgtcattctaatttttttttttttttacacattttaaaatatttttacattttcacTAAAAAGGAATTACACATTAAAATCTACAAAagtgaaatatatatatttctttaaaagaaatatatatttatatatttgataAGTTGGCATTTACATTTTtagttatttataaatacatatttattgaagagagttaatttttttttttttttattgaattctattaaagatatatttttttagtttatcTTCCTAATATACATGGCTTATGAGCACTTAACATGTATTTAattgttaaaaaataaaatatgaagtAAAAAGAACATGTATTACATGATTATGAATaagataaatattatattagcATAGAATTATGCAttgcaattaaaaaaatattttattcttatgaaacattattgaaaaaagcatttttaatttataatttttttttttttttatttttttttgattaaatcttttatttatttattttattattatctttttttaaa
The sequence above is drawn from the Plasmodium relictum strain SGS1 genome assembly, chromosome: 14 genome and encodes:
- a CDS encoding HD superfamily phosphohydrolase protein, putative — its product is MDMKFEINHIKKNSCAEFILQNISVENKNKILQFLKLKNIKTIYDLIITVTFFKFTNYDESSFEKADINNKLNIKVNTYKKIFQINNNINNKLKKENDNKLNSYDDNIYDIKNKMSNGDSNNYSDLQEKLNNNHVSKDIIENNRIMNLGQRNDIEIKEMNECYEKIREENKSYSNITYAYFDIFINLDAISLFPITNNNKEKLINYIYSIIETNDISLMCIYLNLGHLLEKFELFNIKSIESLKQVIESRKFEFIKNEMNISYYEFIMIVNFITRIKKKRIFCNNIFNQHNKNNYNINKRNYKTICDKIHQFIEFDKWTFKNIIDNPFFQRLRNLSQLGACQYVYPGATHTRFEHSLGVGFLSGKYFTHLCNRSNLSPHHGELNRMLRCVQIAGLCHDLGHGPFSHTFESYFINYKKRDTEHKWDHAAMSQKIAEHIIENLIDQDEVLDASDVKIIKKLIVGPQYYKKFLGLDPIDSLIEASYDIICNNRNGLDTDKFDYLQRDSTIAPPNGTLPSLNCSRLICQSAAINGCITYNVKEIHPVWTVYMNRFSLFKQVYTHRKVRAMEFMLCDGFRLADDIFRWSQCLDDLDSFLNLTDSSIIHDIKKMEKTFKYDENVKNSLNLINSVIYDRNSDYVYKYISEINITEPELIQYLKKVTTEEKIARYSHGLNPDDIIIDWNYLNYGMGANDPLDYVYFYSSDNEEEAFIAHKEYRGTHPRYFEECNVRLYCKNKKVAHLAKEAHLKFISNEVFSKASPFHRKKDKFK
- a CDS encoding mitochondrial ribosomal protein L23 precursor, putative: MFLSFIRLTPPKTPRNVFFPWHNFCIHKSGTFLEKNRLALRVPINLTKFEIREYLRKIYNAKVIKVNTLIKVPERRRNLSDHRFNYYRNGPRYKKAIVTLEHEVPDSVKMIQSCKNIGRNPYITKKNVIYGVRSDVKITPTRSQLWQMGECRYSWRLPLTNLLADFKMNLNPDLRIDEDFVQLQPDITKPFMHSGISSETFKPNNVPEQNFPHIDLTPWRRQVKRIYDSGTLAPPEFFPQASKSNETIEHLTKNKNKKKSSRSSVWKPPS